Proteins from one uncultured Cohaesibacter sp. genomic window:
- a CDS encoding Gp37 family protein: protein MTDLILKTDLLSNLESGLVERLKVFLPSPYYIAPFPNEPEQFDMARMKAVCLVHYSGSRYSKPTDQIRQVRELQFTLALYVYALRGGAEDERLAAYGTIELIRKAAQNVRLDGCKPFYLVSDQMVGQQAGRWDWQIDIACETVAVAAEHNIPRPRYPLNSARQED from the coding sequence TTGACTGATCTCATTCTCAAAACCGATTTGCTGTCCAATCTGGAAAGCGGGCTGGTTGAACGGCTCAAGGTATTTCTACCATCACCCTATTATATCGCGCCTTTCCCTAATGAACCGGAACAGTTCGATATGGCGAGGATGAAAGCGGTGTGTCTGGTCCACTATTCCGGTTCCCGCTACAGCAAGCCAACAGACCAGATCCGGCAGGTGCGGGAGCTTCAGTTCACGCTGGCTCTCTATGTTTATGCCCTTCGCGGTGGTGCCGAAGATGAGCGCCTCGCGGCATACGGCACCATCGAGCTGATCCGCAAGGCAGCCCAGAATGTGCGCCTTGATGGCTGCAAGCCCTTCTATCTGGTCTCAGACCAGATGGTTGGTCAGCAGGCCGGACGCTGGGACTGGCAGATCGATATTGCCTGCGAGACCGTGGCGGTCGCCGCCGAGCATAATATTCCACGCCCCCGTTACCCCCTCAACAGCGCAAGACAGGAGGACTGA
- a CDS encoding phage protein Gp36 family protein, producing the protein MAETGLYLTVEELIARQDESDLLALCGTGGWNGAAGRQIDTARLTYQIKRAQSLISGYVKSRYPALESMVPEEMPEALKGASETLVIYWLRDRVHDTSGVSDEWRDRYRDVMAWLKDIYAGRSDLDLPGLDVAQSQDGTAVQYSFPASRSDHILKGYGFD; encoded by the coding sequence ATGGCTGAGACGGGACTTTATTTAACGGTCGAGGAACTGATTGCCCGTCAGGACGAAAGCGATTTGCTCGCTCTTTGCGGGACGGGTGGCTGGAATGGTGCCGCCGGTCGGCAAATCGACACCGCCCGTCTCACCTATCAAATCAAGCGTGCCCAGAGCCTGATTTCCGGCTATGTCAAATCACGCTATCCGGCTTTGGAAAGCATGGTTCCGGAAGAAATGCCCGAAGCTCTGAAAGGGGCATCTGAGACCCTTGTCATCTATTGGCTTCGGGATCGGGTGCATGACACGTCAGGTGTTTCTGATGAGTGGCGGGATCGTTATCGCGATGTCATGGCTTGGCTAAAGGACATTTATGCGGGCAGATCTGATCTGGATTTACCGGGGCTTGATGTTGCCCAGAGCCAGGACGGCACTGCGGTTCAATATTCTTTTCCAGCCAGTCGTTCCGATCATATCTTGAAGGGATACGGCTTTGACTGA
- a CDS encoding capsid protein: MAAATDQFTPSPTLTNIAVSYRNPDYSLIADDVLPRVPSVRNFKYQSYNEAEAFTLPDTKVGRRSTPNQVEIEGTEKDSSVDDFGIDVPLDKVTIDEAKQNGFNPEHRATERATDIVILGREVRVANLVTDATQYDDSLVETLAGTDLFDDPESDPLTIIEDLMASCWIKPNQITFGHKPWFAVRKNPIVVKAVHGNSGDSGRVTQAQFAELIGVKRVLVGEGRVNINKPGEDPELVRVWGNSVSGQFINRTADTTGGLTFGYTAQVGKKVAGTLPANMGLYGGKLVRSGESVKELIIANKAGFLIQNATSA, encoded by the coding sequence ATGGCCGCCGCTACGGACCAATTTACGCCGAGCCCGACGCTCACGAACATTGCGGTTTCCTATCGGAACCCTGATTACAGTCTCATTGCTGACGATGTGTTGCCTCGTGTGCCATCTGTCCGCAATTTCAAATACCAGTCTTACAATGAGGCGGAAGCCTTCACTTTGCCGGATACAAAGGTTGGTCGCCGTTCAACGCCGAACCAGGTCGAGATCGAAGGGACCGAGAAGGATTCATCGGTCGATGACTTCGGCATCGATGTGCCTCTGGACAAGGTTACCATTGATGAAGCCAAACAGAATGGCTTCAACCCGGAACATCGGGCAACAGAGCGGGCGACCGACATCGTTATCCTGGGACGAGAGGTTCGCGTCGCCAATCTGGTGACTGATGCCACGCAATATGATGACAGTCTGGTTGAAACGCTGGCAGGCACAGACCTATTTGACGATCCCGAATCTGATCCACTCACGATCATTGAAGACCTGATGGCCTCCTGCTGGATCAAGCCCAATCAGATCACCTTTGGGCACAAACCATGGTTCGCTGTGCGCAAAAACCCGATTGTGGTGAAAGCCGTGCATGGCAATAGCGGGGATAGCGGTCGTGTCACTCAGGCCCAGTTTGCTGAACTGATCGGCGTCAAGCGGGTGCTGGTCGGCGAAGGTCGCGTCAATATCAACAAGCCGGGTGAAGATCCCGAGCTGGTGCGGGTCTGGGGCAACTCGGTTTCTGGCCAGTTCATCAACCGCACCGCAGACACCACAGGTGGCCTGACCTTCGGTTACACAGCTCAAGTCGGCAAGAAGGTTGCCGGAACGCTTCCGGCCAATATGGGGCTTTATGGCGGCAAGCTGGTCCGGTCTGGCGAAAGCGTCAAGGAACTGATCATCGCTAATAAGGCTGGCTTCCTGATCCAGAACGCCACCTCAGCCTGA
- a CDS encoding AAA family ATPase yields MPHQLSFHLPYKSITSFRDIELPDFCLVTGKNGSGKSHLLEAIEKGTIRTSVTDDSIGMIARFDSESIIPKDTGNYSPAHAAIQEDEKFRQISEKRPNIITEAQRTLSNWGLSPNSVVDMGDVLQLADEASFRAAFSQNPNLENFYDSYKKQVSIWAENSVQAQGQNDKLGKKLKELAKTHPALLLTGSQSEIFRHEIFEKTDVGAFQQAFGKVFTDYRKKLIENASNPLEDDKQIALNDKQFVIKFGPKPWDFVNEILEISNLDFRINHPLLNEPYGSFEPRLTKVSTEVEMGFADLSSGERVLMSFALCLYNSSENRHAEAFPKLLLLDEIDAPLHPDMVRFVLKTIREVLVEKHKIAVIATTHSPTTVALFESDSIFEMNPDGPSLEKITKDRALSILTVGVPTVSVSYNQVNQVFVESETDAVALSELYKTFKSSLSSERSVQFIKSGRKADAGNEENAGCARVKSVVKDLRSAGVTTVFGLIDWDGKNKSEEGILVLCEGTRYSIENLLLDPVIAIAALAKEFTVFAKQNQLLNDDETFVGLVNWDEVRWQNASDQLMQIVGMEADDKINVDYRNGMKLQFARSYLEMRGHDLTDLVCERILPFKSKNQQGKLEAFIVQNVVPEVKNLIPCEMLDLFEKLTTLRPH; encoded by the coding sequence TTGCCTCACCAACTTTCATTTCACCTACCTTACAAATCGATCACATCGTTCAGAGACATAGAGCTTCCCGACTTTTGTTTGGTGACCGGCAAGAACGGTTCAGGAAAGTCACACCTATTGGAGGCTATTGAGAAGGGCACAATAAGAACTTCTGTAACGGACGACTCCATCGGAATGATTGCGAGGTTCGACAGTGAGTCAATTATTCCCAAAGACACTGGCAACTACAGCCCAGCCCATGCTGCGATACAAGAAGACGAAAAATTCAGGCAGATAAGTGAGAAACGACCGAATATAATAACAGAAGCCCAACGCACTTTATCGAACTGGGGCTTATCTCCTAATAGCGTTGTTGACATGGGAGATGTGCTTCAGCTCGCAGATGAAGCTTCTTTTCGGGCTGCGTTTTCTCAAAATCCTAATCTGGAAAACTTTTACGATTCTTATAAAAAGCAGGTTAGTATTTGGGCTGAAAATTCAGTGCAAGCTCAAGGTCAAAACGACAAGCTTGGTAAAAAACTGAAAGAGCTGGCAAAAACCCACCCTGCCTTACTACTCACCGGTAGCCAGTCTGAAATATTCCGTCACGAAATTTTCGAGAAAACGGATGTTGGAGCTTTCCAACAGGCATTTGGCAAAGTATTCACTGACTACCGGAAAAAATTAATTGAAAATGCTTCAAATCCACTTGAAGATGATAAGCAAATAGCGTTGAACGACAAGCAGTTTGTCATTAAATTTGGTCCCAAGCCCTGGGATTTCGTGAATGAGATTCTCGAAATTAGCAATTTGGACTTTAGGATTAACCACCCTTTACTGAATGAACCATATGGTTCTTTTGAACCACGCCTAACCAAGGTTTCGACCGAAGTAGAAATGGGGTTCGCAGACTTGTCATCCGGAGAGCGCGTTTTAATGTCGTTTGCACTCTGCCTTTACAACTCCTCAGAGAATAGACATGCCGAAGCGTTTCCTAAGCTGTTGCTACTGGACGAGATAGACGCTCCTCTTCATCCCGACATGGTCAGATTTGTCCTCAAGACCATACGTGAGGTACTTGTTGAGAAGCATAAGATTGCTGTGATCGCGACCACGCACTCTCCTACAACTGTCGCATTATTTGAGAGCGATAGTATTTTTGAAATGAATCCAGATGGTCCATCTCTTGAAAAAATTACAAAAGATCGCGCCTTGTCGATCCTAACTGTAGGCGTACCAACGGTTTCGGTTTCATACAATCAAGTAAATCAAGTATTTGTGGAGAGCGAAACTGATGCGGTTGCCCTAAGTGAACTCTACAAGACCTTTAAATCCTCTCTTTCGTCCGAGCGTTCCGTCCAGTTCATTAAGTCAGGGCGTAAAGCCGATGCTGGAAATGAAGAAAACGCAGGCTGTGCACGCGTCAAATCGGTTGTCAAAGACCTCAGAAGCGCAGGGGTAACAACAGTCTTTGGGCTGATTGATTGGGATGGGAAAAACAAGTCCGAAGAGGGAATTTTGGTTTTATGTGAAGGCACGAGATACTCAATTGAAAACCTACTTCTCGATCCTGTCATAGCCATTGCTGCTTTAGCCAAGGAATTCACCGTCTTCGCGAAACAAAACCAACTCCTAAATGACGATGAAACATTTGTAGGATTGGTAAACTGGGATGAAGTAAGGTGGCAAAACGCTTCCGATCAATTGATGCAAATCGTGGGTATGGAAGCGGATGACAAGATAAACGTAGACTATCGCAACGGCATGAAACTTCAATTTGCACGTTCGTACTTGGAGATGCGTGGGCATGACCTGACCGATTTGGTTTGTGAAAGAATTTTACCGTTCAAGAGCAAAAATCAGCAAGGAAAGTTGGAAGCCTTTATCGTGCAGAATGTCGTACCTGAAGTGAAGAACTTGATACCGTGCGAGATGCTAGATTTGTTCGAAAAGCTGACAACTCTAAGACCACACTAA
- a CDS encoding phage virion morphogenesis protein, which yields MPFLSFTYDYASADQEIRRLIDRIEDKAAVHRVIGMALYDQTTDRFEKEEDPDGNKWAPLTPLTLSNRRQPKGILRDSGELIRSIHFTASAANAEVGTNLNHPKVWVMQHGAKIKPRRFQSLRIPVAGGAEGYVFSKGVKIPARPYIGIGRQDEEVIREELEGYLGE from the coding sequence ATGCCGTTCCTGAGCTTCACATATGACTATGCTTCCGCCGATCAGGAAATCCGTCGCCTCATCGACAGGATCGAAGACAAGGCCGCTGTTCATCGTGTTATTGGCATGGCGCTCTATGACCAGACCACGGATCGCTTTGAGAAGGAGGAAGATCCGGACGGTAACAAATGGGCACCCCTGACGCCGCTCACGCTCTCCAACCGTCGACAGCCCAAAGGGATCCTCCGAGACAGCGGCGAGCTGATCCGCTCAATCCACTTCACAGCCAGTGCTGCCAATGCTGAGGTCGGCACCAATCTCAACCATCCCAAAGTTTGGGTCATGCAGCATGGTGCCAAGATCAAACCTCGTCGGTTCCAATCTCTACGCATTCCTGTTGCGGGCGGTGCAGAAGGCTATGTCTTCAGCAAGGGCGTGAAGATCCCGGCCCGGCCTTATATCGGCATAGGGCGGCAGGATGAAGAAGTGATCAGGGAGGAGCTTGAGGGGTATCTGGGGGAGTGA
- a CDS encoding PBECR2 nuclease fold domain-containing protein — protein MDFHRQKVRLPTRTWSDLLHHGHDRAFVVAGAQKDALLEDFQQAIDDAIAKGMPLKGWLDKDDTYHPGFIDRFDEIVKRHGWDYNGGRNWRARVIYETNLKTAYAAGRYKQMTDPATLKAFPYWQYKHAWERIPLDPREEHVGWDGLILRADDPWWQTYYPPNGWKCGCGVRPVSRAKLKRMGKEAPDTAPSIQHVRRSDPGTGEEIDYPAGVDMGWAYAPGRTWADGTIPRELLRSNPKQLTLPYTDPLPQMSAIARPVQAEVLPKGLEDADYVSAFLSAFGADEGEPVLFRDKAGQVLVVGEELFKRHDGSIKLNSSRSVQLLRLAEALKDPDEIWVDWEWHSHLKKWVLKRRYLRASTNLAGLSVFEWGQDGWSGTTIYNAETGRKRKPNLNQINTWRRGVLLFRRATSAGEN, from the coding sequence TTGGATTTCCATCGCCAGAAAGTGCGCCTGCCAACCCGCACCTGGTCTGATCTACTCCATCATGGCCATGACCGGGCTTTTGTTGTGGCTGGTGCGCAGAAGGACGCGCTGCTGGAAGACTTCCAGCAGGCCATCGATGATGCGATAGCCAAGGGAATGCCGCTCAAGGGTTGGCTTGATAAGGACGACACCTATCATCCCGGATTCATTGATCGCTTTGACGAGATCGTCAAAAGGCACGGCTGGGATTACAATGGGGGCCGCAACTGGCGTGCCCGTGTCATCTATGAGACCAACCTGAAAACCGCCTATGCTGCCGGTCGCTACAAGCAGATGACCGATCCTGCCACGCTTAAGGCTTTTCCTTACTGGCAATATAAGCACGCCTGGGAACGCATTCCGCTAGACCCTCGTGAGGAGCATGTTGGATGGGATGGCCTGATCCTCCGGGCTGATGATCCATGGTGGCAGACCTACTATCCACCAAATGGTTGGAAATGCGGGTGCGGCGTGCGCCCTGTCAGTCGCGCCAAGCTCAAACGGATGGGCAAGGAGGCTCCGGATACCGCACCGTCCATCCAGCATGTACGCAGAAGCGATCCCGGTACTGGCGAAGAGATTGATTATCCTGCCGGTGTCGATATGGGCTGGGCCTATGCGCCAGGACGAACATGGGCGGACGGAACCATTCCGCGTGAACTTCTGCGCAGTAACCCAAAACAGCTCACCTTGCCTTATACCGATCCTTTGCCTCAGATGAGTGCGATTGCCCGTCCCGTGCAAGCCGAGGTGCTGCCCAAGGGACTGGAGGATGCTGATTATGTTTCTGCGTTCCTGTCCGCGTTCGGTGCTGATGAAGGTGAGCCCGTCCTGTTTAGGGATAAAGCTGGCCAAGTACTTGTTGTCGGCGAGGAACTGTTTAAACGCCATGATGGCTCCATCAAACTCAATTCCTCCCGCTCTGTTCAGCTCTTGCGCCTCGCTGAAGCTCTCAAGGATCCAGATGAAATCTGGGTGGATTGGGAATGGCATAGCCATCTCAAAAAATGGGTGTTGAAACGCCGTTATCTTCGGGCTTCGACCAATCTGGCCGGTCTCAGTGTCTTTGAATGGGGGCAGGATGGTTGGAGCGGAACCACCATCTACAATGCGGAAACAGGCCGCAAGCGAAAACCAAACCTCAACCAGATCAATACATGGCGTCGCGGGGTGCTGTTGTTCCGCCGCGCAACGTCAGCCGGAGAAAACTAA
- a CDS encoding DUF935 family protein: MSRKSRKNRARRRAAQQAVQQTVRKRLPKQGSQLIATVENDITVPFYSDILIPQDTTIQEKGPHKGLKLYDEVMKDGRAKATLSKRYSKITRREWEVEAASEEPEDIKARDGVEGILNSLPFDSICKDLAKAILKGFAVSEIIWGRNDDGQVVPVKIKSHNQMRFCFAKDWTPRLLTPENSIDGVALPARKFMVHRFDVEGNNPYGMGLGSVLFWHVLFKREGVSFWMKFLDKFAAPIPFGKYAVGTPKKEQEQLLNSLMAMVQQGALVAPIGTEVSFLEATRTGNASYEEWCRFWDEQTSEVVLGSTLSTSVKGQGSRAASQTHAEETDSIVDDDCDQLSDTLNATLLPWITELNWPGAKPPTVWRPRPKNEEAEEDQKKKTAERRQSDIRSLDAARKQGFEPKNLQEWFASVFDEEMVPVEVTTPADDQQSAFADDEGPVAHLIDQLEDLAAPLQQTWLERIRERLAAVTSFGEASKALLDLSGELEIDPMGRILGDAIALSEITGRSDIIDETGIYPSKAVGSKKRPKSRKLC; this comes from the coding sequence ATGAGCCGCAAATCTCGCAAAAACCGCGCTCGCCGTCGTGCGGCTCAACAAGCTGTGCAACAAACCGTGCGGAAAAGACTGCCCAAACAGGGAAGTCAGCTGATCGCGACCGTTGAGAATGATATTACCGTTCCCTTTTATTCAGACATCCTGATCCCGCAAGATACGACCATTCAGGAGAAAGGGCCGCACAAGGGCCTAAAACTCTATGATGAGGTTATGAAGGACGGGCGCGCCAAGGCCACGCTTAGCAAACGCTATTCCAAGATTACGCGTCGTGAATGGGAAGTTGAAGCAGCAAGCGAAGAGCCCGAGGATATCAAGGCCAGAGATGGTGTGGAAGGCATTCTCAATTCCCTGCCGTTCGATTCCATTTGCAAAGATCTGGCGAAAGCCATTCTTAAGGGTTTCGCGGTTTCGGAAATCATCTGGGGGCGCAATGATGACGGCCAGGTGGTGCCGGTTAAGATCAAATCGCACAATCAAATGCGCTTTTGTTTTGCCAAAGACTGGACGCCACGCCTTCTAACGCCAGAAAATTCGATTGATGGTGTTGCTCTTCCCGCTCGCAAATTCATGGTTCATCGCTTTGATGTGGAGGGCAATAATCCTTATGGCATGGGGCTTGGCTCCGTTCTCTTCTGGCATGTTTTGTTCAAGCGAGAAGGTGTTTCCTTCTGGATGAAGTTCCTGGACAAGTTTGCCGCCCCCATTCCGTTTGGCAAATATGCTGTCGGCACACCCAAGAAGGAACAGGAGCAGTTGCTCAATTCTTTGATGGCTATGGTGCAGCAAGGGGCTTTGGTTGCACCAATCGGTACAGAGGTCAGCTTTCTGGAGGCAACCCGAACCGGCAATGCATCCTATGAGGAATGGTGCCGCTTCTGGGATGAACAGACCTCCGAGGTGGTGCTTGGGAGCACCTTGTCCACGAGCGTAAAAGGGCAAGGGTCTCGGGCCGCATCACAAACCCATGCGGAAGAAACAGACAGTATCGTTGACGATGATTGTGATCAGTTATCAGACACGCTGAATGCAACCCTGCTGCCCTGGATTACTGAACTGAACTGGCCGGGTGCGAAACCACCAACCGTGTGGCGTCCTCGCCCGAAAAATGAAGAAGCCGAAGAAGATCAGAAGAAGAAAACAGCCGAGCGGCGCCAGTCTGACATTCGTTCCCTTGATGCTGCGCGTAAACAGGGGTTCGAGCCCAAAAACCTGCAGGAATGGTTTGCGAGCGTTTTCGATGAAGAAATGGTCCCTGTTGAGGTCACAACTCCGGCTGATGATCAACAGAGTGCCTTTGCCGATGATGAAGGGCCTGTTGCACACCTGATTGACCAGTTGGAGGATCTGGCAGCACCTCTCCAGCAGACTTGGCTTGAGCGGATCCGCGAGAGACTGGCCGCAGTCACCAGCTTTGGTGAAGCCTCCAAGGCTCTACTGGATCTGTCTGGCGAACTGGAAATTGATCCGATGGGCCGTATTCTGGGCGATGCTATTGCTCTCTCCGAAATCACGGGCCGATCTGACATTATTGACGAAACTGGTATCTATCCTTCCAAGGCTGTCGGCTCAAAAAAAAGACCAAAATCCCGTAAGCTTTGCTGA
- the terL gene encoding phage terminase large subunit, whose translation MSRSPQKKQLKSKEFLNRLSDLAEEFRLKIELEVEAFPIDPQLRAERQKKVAEDESGYRFFAETYFPHYLTSAPSMLHEHLYEDLPMMVTTKDGQKRLVIAPRGSAKSTHISLIFPLWCITRGLKHYIVLIMDAFEQAAVMLEALKAELEVNPRLKYDFPEIFGQGRVWREGDIVTRNNIKVEGFGTGKKIRGRRHGPYRPDLAILDDIENDENVASPKQRDKLESWIAKAVLKLGPTDGSMDVLYAGTVLHFDAVIVRYSKKPGWHVTEFRAILDWPDDMALWDEWEEIYLNEGEPEADSFYAANKATMDQGAVLNWPANHSLLFLMKERAGDHAAFESEYQNKPLALDNPFQSITWWVRVNRDWLFFGAVDPSLGKNNRNRDPSAILVGAYDKESAILDIVEASIRRRVPDLIIDDIISMQRDYQCQMWFAEVVQFQEFLRTELMKRAAKAGLALPAYPVTPIIDKNLRIERLQIPISDGTIRLHKSQQTLIDQLQQWPMADHDDGPDCLEMLWKHAIEMAATTLTATSITTAAPVSQGALGGYRL comes from the coding sequence ATGAGCCGATCACCGCAGAAGAAACAGCTGAAGTCAAAAGAGTTTCTCAATCGCCTTTCTGATTTGGCGGAAGAATTCCGCCTGAAGATCGAGCTGGAGGTGGAAGCCTTTCCAATTGACCCTCAATTACGCGCCGAACGGCAAAAGAAGGTCGCTGAAGACGAGTCTGGTTATCGCTTCTTTGCCGAAACCTATTTCCCACACTATCTGACGTCTGCGCCATCCATGTTGCATGAGCATCTTTATGAAGACCTGCCCATGATGGTGACCACGAAAGATGGCCAGAAGCGGCTTGTCATCGCTCCGCGAGGGTCTGCCAAATCCACCCACATCAGTCTCATCTTCCCACTTTGGTGCATCACTCGGGGCTTGAAGCATTATATTGTCCTGATTATGGACGCCTTCGAGCAGGCCGCCGTGATGCTGGAAGCCCTCAAGGCCGAACTGGAAGTCAATCCGCGCCTCAAATATGACTTCCCTGAAATCTTTGGGCAGGGTCGTGTCTGGCGCGAGGGCGATATTGTCACTCGCAACAATATCAAGGTGGAGGGCTTCGGTACCGGTAAGAAAATCCGAGGCCGTCGCCATGGTCCTTATCGCCCGGACCTGGCTATCCTTGATGATATCGAAAATGACGAGAATGTCGCCAGTCCCAAACAGCGCGACAAGTTGGAAAGCTGGATCGCCAAGGCTGTTCTCAAACTTGGTCCAACCGATGGTTCCATGGATGTACTTTATGCCGGAACCGTTCTGCATTTTGACGCAGTTATCGTCCGCTATTCCAAAAAGCCCGGATGGCATGTGACCGAGTTTCGCGCCATCCTTGACTGGCCAGATGATATGGCGCTCTGGGATGAGTGGGAAGAAATCTATCTCAATGAGGGTGAGCCTGAAGCTGATAGCTTCTATGCTGCCAACAAAGCCACCATGGACCAGGGGGCGGTTCTCAATTGGCCGGCCAATCACTCACTCCTCTTCCTGATGAAAGAGCGAGCTGGTGATCATGCTGCCTTTGAATCTGAATATCAGAACAAACCCCTTGCGCTCGATAACCCCTTTCAAAGCATCACATGGTGGGTGCGGGTCAATCGGGACTGGTTGTTCTTTGGTGCAGTCGATCCCTCCCTCGGCAAGAATAATCGCAATCGCGACCCATCGGCCATATTGGTTGGAGCCTATGACAAGGAAAGCGCCATTCTCGATATCGTTGAAGCTTCCATTCGCCGTCGTGTGCCTGATCTCATCATTGATGACATCATTTCCATGCAGCGGGACTATCAATGTCAGATGTGGTTTGCCGAGGTTGTGCAGTTCCAGGAATTCCTGCGCACGGAATTGATGAAGCGGGCTGCCAAAGCTGGCCTTGCTCTGCCTGCCTATCCGGTAACGCCAATCATTGATAAGAACCTGCGCATTGAGCGGCTCCAGATCCCGATCTCCGATGGAACCATCCGTTTGCACAAAAGCCAGCAGACCCTGATTGATCAACTGCAACAATGGCCGATGGCTGATCACGATGACGGTCCAGACTGTCTTGAAATGCTCTGGAAGCATGCCATTGAAATGGCAGCAACCACTCTGACCGCCACCTCTATCACGACTGCCGCTCCCGTTAGTCAGGGCGCATTAGGAGGCTATCGATTATGA
- a CDS encoding DUF1804 family protein, whose product MAHKDDKRREARKAFIYDQQSIPMIAVAIGVSEATVRRWKRDAKQNGDNWDVARAAHLMAGDGLETVVADVVEQFVTLFKATIEQLKEEEKLTGEERVKAMASLSDAFNKMVASAGRVAPKISELGVANDVLQRQAEFIREFYPQHAAAFLEIIEPFGERLVEVYG is encoded by the coding sequence ATGGCGCACAAAGACGACAAAAGGCGAGAGGCACGCAAAGCCTTTATCTATGATCAGCAGTCTATCCCAATGATTGCTGTTGCTATCGGCGTGTCTGAAGCCACCGTGCGCCGTTGGAAAAGAGACGCCAAGCAAAATGGTGATAATTGGGATGTGGCGCGGGCTGCTCATCTTATGGCGGGAGATGGTCTCGAAACCGTGGTGGCCGATGTCGTTGAGCAATTTGTCACTCTGTTCAAGGCGACCATCGAACAGTTGAAAGAAGAAGAGAAGCTGACCGGCGAAGAGCGCGTCAAGGCCATGGCCAGTCTTTCCGATGCCTTTAACAAAATGGTTGCCAGTGCCGGTCGTGTTGCTCCCAAGATCTCTGAACTCGGCGTTGCCAACGATGTCCTACAGCGCCAGGCCGAGTTCATTCGCGAATTCTACCCCCAGCATGCAGCCGCGTTTCTGGAGATCATCGAGCCCTTTGGCGAGCGCCTGGTGGAGGTTTATGGATGA
- a CDS encoding N-acetylmuramidase domain-containing protein → MSVVAKLRQGGGEVTDITATIETFASRIGCEVNVLRAILEVESGGDDYDDQGRLIILPEKHIFNRQLPKSLRKKALSLRLSARKWSRANYKGLGGKGSEQRWALMEKWARLDEEAALKSASYASFQGMGFNHRLCGYGTVSEFVLALAQSSTHCVEAFLSFLENSGLADELREKDWEGIARRYNGSSQVSHYANLMRKAYERLGGSEGARKGKASARFTMLRLGSEGYMVKALQERLCELGYHVKVDSDFGPATRRAVVAFQVDHGLKTDGMVGPKTQSALEGAVPINLQLGNSRDSLTVADLRKSGSDTVKKADWLTRLGGAVLGTGTLASGLDGVDPGGLLDGLGQVTSTLQGLRTQLAPLLSLVSDNKWLAFGLVGLVIIYVAHQIKQRRLMDAQTWRHVG, encoded by the coding sequence ATGTCTGTTGTTGCCAAGTTGCGCCAGGGTGGTGGCGAAGTCACCGATATTACAGCCACTATTGAGACCTTTGCCAGCCGGATAGGCTGTGAGGTCAACGTGCTTCGAGCCATCCTTGAAGTTGAGAGCGGCGGTGATGATTATGATGATCAAGGTCGCCTGATTATCCTTCCCGAAAAGCACATTTTTAATCGCCAATTGCCAAAGAGTCTACGCAAGAAGGCCTTGAGTTTGCGGTTGTCTGCGCGCAAGTGGTCTCGTGCGAACTATAAAGGCCTTGGTGGCAAAGGCTCCGAACAACGCTGGGCTCTTATGGAAAAATGGGCGCGCCTCGATGAGGAGGCCGCGTTGAAGTCAGCCTCCTATGCTTCCTTTCAGGGGATGGGGTTCAATCATCGCCTTTGCGGCTATGGCACTGTTTCCGAATTCGTCTTGGCATTGGCTCAATCCAGCACCCATTGTGTCGAAGCCTTCCTGTCCTTCCTTGAAAACTCCGGCCTTGCTGATGAGTTGCGCGAGAAAGACTGGGAGGGGATTGCCCGACGCTACAATGGCTCCAGTCAGGTGAGCCATTATGCAAACCTGATGCGCAAGGCCTATGAACGTCTTGGCGGATCGGAAGGGGCAAGGAAGGGCAAAGCATCCGCTCGGTTCACCATGCTCCGGCTTGGCTCGGAAGGCTATATGGTCAAGGCCTTGCAAGAGCGGCTCTGCGAGTTAGGTTATCATGTCAAGGTTGATAGCGATTTTGGCCCAGCTACCCGCCGAGCCGTGGTGGCTTTTCAGGTCGATCATGGCCTTAAGACGGACGGTATGGTTGGCCCCAAAACCCAATCTGCTCTCGAAGGCGCAGTACCGATCAACCTGCAGCTCGGTAATAGCCGGGATAGCCTGACGGTCGCAGACTTGCGCAAATCCGGTTCCGACACCGTTAAAAAGGCTGATTGGCTAACACGACTTGGCGGTGCAGTTCTGGGAACAGGCACGCTCGCAAGCGGACTTGATGGTGTCGATCCTGGTGGATTACTGGATGGTCTGGGGCAGGTCACATCGACTCTGCAGGGCCTTCGAACTCAGCTGGCTCCTTTGCTCTCCCTGGTTTCTGACAATAAGTGGTTGGCCTTCGGTCTTGTCGGCCTCGTCATCATTTATGTTGCCCATCAGATCAAACAGCGCCGCTTGATGGATGCTCAGACCTGGAGGCATGTGGGATGA